ATTCGGAACGCGTGTCAATGACGCGCCTTATACCAAGTATGTTACTCAGGTTGAAAAGACCAAAATGAGTCGGCAAGATGAAGCCGCACTCTACAACAAGATTACGGCTTGCCTGGTACTATCAACCGGAATCTGAAGTTGCTGGCTGAGAAGAACGGTATTGAAAGTCGGCTGACGTTTCACACGACCCGGCATAGTTTTACTGACAAGGCCCGTCGTCGCATGAAAGAAACCAGGAACATTTCCATCGATGACATCCGCTCAGCGCTAGGCCACACCATTTTGGCAACGACCC
This Larkinella insperata DNA region includes the following protein-coding sequences:
- a CDS encoding tyrosine-type recombinase/integrase produces the protein MPGTINRNLKLLAEKNGIESRLTFHTTRHSFTDKARRRMKETRNISIDDIRSALGHTILATTQR